The Chelonia mydas isolate rCheMyd1 chromosome 3, rCheMyd1.pri.v2, whole genome shotgun sequence genome includes a region encoding these proteins:
- the RSPH9 gene encoding radial spoke head protein 9 homolog isoform X1 — translation MDAESLTYALDLVAGGGGGLSSEKRAALRASLLLLRRDYRFEQVRFWGRIQGIRGPYYIAEGLGGDRAGPRSRLYSLNCVEWSLLPPATEEMITQTAGLKGRFQGDPSYEYDPTEKKGEENERIYEEEGGPMIKEEIRLVATIDQIDKAVGIVPRGAFVKTPLGPVHENRNFEGLSLTEAKKLNSYFYFTEPVNLKNRTLLQKADLDPSIDFLDSLEHDIPRGSWSIQLERGGSLVVLRSLLWPGLTFYHIPMTKQYGYIYLGTGEKNIDLPFML, via the exons ATGGACGCCGAGTCGCTGACCTACGCCCTGGACCTGGtggccgggggcggcggggggctgaGCTCGGAGAAGCGGGCGGCGCTGCGggcctcgctgctgctgctgcgccgGGACTATCGCTTCGAGCAGGTCCGGTTCTGGGGCCGCATCCAGGGCATCCGCGGGCCCTATTACATCgccgaggggctggggggagaccgCGCCGGGCCCAGGAGCCGCCTCTacag CTTGAACTGTGTGGAGTGGAGTCTTCTGCCACCAGCTACTGAGGAAATGATCACACAGACTGCAGGGCTAAAGGGCCGTTTCCAGGGGGATCCATCTTATGAGTATGATCCCACTGagaagaagggggaagagaaTGAGAGAATATATGAGGAGGAAGGTGGG cccATGATCAAGGAGGAAATCCGTCTTGTAGCTACAATAGATCAGATAGATAAGGCAGTGGGTATCGTCCCACGGGGTGCATTTGTGAAGACCCCGCTTGGCCCTGTCCATGAAAACAGGAATTTTGAAG GTCTGTCTCTGACTGAGGCAAAAAAGTTAAATTCCTATTTCTACTTCACTGAGCCTGTTAACCTGAAGAACAGAACACTCCTGCAAAAGGCTGACCTGGACCCATCCATTGACTTCCTGGACTCTCTGGAGCATGATATCCCAAGAG GATCCTGGAGCATCCAGCTGGAGAGGGGAGGCAGCCTGGTGGTTCTGAGGAGCTTGCTGTGGCCAGGATTGACATTCTACCACATCCCCATGACTAAACAATATGGCTATATCTACCTTGGCACAGGTGAGAAGAACATAGACCTGCCCTTCATGCTGTGA
- the RSPH9 gene encoding radial spoke head protein 9 homolog isoform X4: MDAESLTYALDLVAGGGGGLSSEKRAALRASLLLLRRDYRFEQVRFWGRIQGIRGPYYIAEGLGGDRAGPRSRLYSLNCVEWSLLPPATEEMITQTAGLKGRFQGDPSYEYDPTEKKGEENERIYEEEGGPMIKEEIRLVATIDQIDKAVGIVPRGAFVKTPLGPVHENRNFEGLSLTEAKKLNSYFYFTEPVNLKNRTLLQKADLDPSIDFLDSLEHDIPRVWGNVICIQQKTQKAFKLFLKRK; this comes from the exons ATGGACGCCGAGTCGCTGACCTACGCCCTGGACCTGGtggccgggggcggcggggggctgaGCTCGGAGAAGCGGGCGGCGCTGCGggcctcgctgctgctgctgcgccgGGACTATCGCTTCGAGCAGGTCCGGTTCTGGGGCCGCATCCAGGGCATCCGCGGGCCCTATTACATCgccgaggggctggggggagaccgCGCCGGGCCCAGGAGCCGCCTCTacag CTTGAACTGTGTGGAGTGGAGTCTTCTGCCACCAGCTACTGAGGAAATGATCACACAGACTGCAGGGCTAAAGGGCCGTTTCCAGGGGGATCCATCTTATGAGTATGATCCCACTGagaagaagggggaagagaaTGAGAGAATATATGAGGAGGAAGGTGGG cccATGATCAAGGAGGAAATCCGTCTTGTAGCTACAATAGATCAGATAGATAAGGCAGTGGGTATCGTCCCACGGGGTGCATTTGTGAAGACCCCGCTTGGCCCTGTCCATGAAAACAGGAATTTTGAAG GTCTGTCTCTGACTGAGGCAAAAAAGTTAAATTCCTATTTCTACTTCACTGAGCCTGTTAACCTGAAGAACAGAACACTCCTGCAAAAGGCTGACCTGGACCCATCCATTGACTTCCTGGACTCTCTGGAGCATGATATCCCAAGAG tttggggaAATGTAATCTGCATACAGCAGAAAACTCAGAAGgcattcaaattatttttgaaaagaaaataa
- the RSPH9 gene encoding radial spoke head protein 9 homolog isoform X2, which produces MDAESLTYALDLVAGGGGGLSSEKRAALRASLLLLRRDYRFEQVRFWGRIQGIRGPYYIAEGLGGDRAGPRSRLYSLNCVEWSLLPPATEEMITQTAGLKGRFQGDPSYEYDPTEKKGEENERIYEEEGGPMIKEEIRLVATIDQIDKAVGIVPRGAFVKTPLGPVHENRNFEGLSLTEAKKLNSYFYFTEPVNLKNRTLLQKADLDPSIDFLDSLEHDIPRALPMHLSPDLQQLWPFLSWTPSTLLSQPSQPEASLPFQGRVSLEQRLSKLRGG; this is translated from the exons ATGGACGCCGAGTCGCTGACCTACGCCCTGGACCTGGtggccgggggcggcggggggctgaGCTCGGAGAAGCGGGCGGCGCTGCGggcctcgctgctgctgctgcgccgGGACTATCGCTTCGAGCAGGTCCGGTTCTGGGGCCGCATCCAGGGCATCCGCGGGCCCTATTACATCgccgaggggctggggggagaccgCGCCGGGCCCAGGAGCCGCCTCTacag CTTGAACTGTGTGGAGTGGAGTCTTCTGCCACCAGCTACTGAGGAAATGATCACACAGACTGCAGGGCTAAAGGGCCGTTTCCAGGGGGATCCATCTTATGAGTATGATCCCACTGagaagaagggggaagagaaTGAGAGAATATATGAGGAGGAAGGTGGG cccATGATCAAGGAGGAAATCCGTCTTGTAGCTACAATAGATCAGATAGATAAGGCAGTGGGTATCGTCCCACGGGGTGCATTTGTGAAGACCCCGCTTGGCCCTGTCCATGAAAACAGGAATTTTGAAG GTCTGTCTCTGACTGAGGCAAAAAAGTTAAATTCCTATTTCTACTTCACTGAGCCTGTTAACCTGAAGAACAGAACACTCCTGCAAAAGGCTGACCTGGACCCATCCATTGACTTCCTGGACTCTCTGGAGCATGATATCCCAAGAG ctctgccaatgcacctcagtcctgacctacaGCAACTATGGCCATTcctgtcctggactccttccaCACTGCTCAGCCAaccctcccaacctgaagcatcCCTGCCTTTCCAGGGCAGGGTCTCTCTTGAGCAGAGATTGTCAAAGCTCAGAGGTGGGTAA
- the RSPH9 gene encoding radial spoke head protein 9 homolog isoform X3: MDAESLTYALDLVAGGGGGLSSEKRAALRASLLLLRRDYRFEQVRFWGRIQGIRGPYYIAEGLGGDRAGPRSRLYSLNCVEWSLLPPATEEMITQTAGLKGRFQGDPSYEYDPTEKKGEENERIYEEEGGPMIKEEIRLVATIDQIDKAVGIVPRGAFVKTPLGPVHENRNFEGLSLTEAKKLNSYFYFTEPVNLKNRTLLQKADLDPSIDFLDSLEHDIPRVQERTPSAEVTKTLACNSAHHLYQQQSL; encoded by the exons ATGGACGCCGAGTCGCTGACCTACGCCCTGGACCTGGtggccgggggcggcggggggctgaGCTCGGAGAAGCGGGCGGCGCTGCGggcctcgctgctgctgctgcgccgGGACTATCGCTTCGAGCAGGTCCGGTTCTGGGGCCGCATCCAGGGCATCCGCGGGCCCTATTACATCgccgaggggctggggggagaccgCGCCGGGCCCAGGAGCCGCCTCTacag CTTGAACTGTGTGGAGTGGAGTCTTCTGCCACCAGCTACTGAGGAAATGATCACACAGACTGCAGGGCTAAAGGGCCGTTTCCAGGGGGATCCATCTTATGAGTATGATCCCACTGagaagaagggggaagagaaTGAGAGAATATATGAGGAGGAAGGTGGG cccATGATCAAGGAGGAAATCCGTCTTGTAGCTACAATAGATCAGATAGATAAGGCAGTGGGTATCGTCCCACGGGGTGCATTTGTGAAGACCCCGCTTGGCCCTGTCCATGAAAACAGGAATTTTGAAG GTCTGTCTCTGACTGAGGCAAAAAAGTTAAATTCCTATTTCTACTTCACTGAGCCTGTTAACCTGAAGAACAGAACACTCCTGCAAAAGGCTGACCTGGACCCATCCATTGACTTCCTGGACTCTCTGGAGCATGATATCCCAAGAG TCCAGGAGAGAACACCCTCTGCAGAGGTAACAAAGACGCTCGCATGCAATTCAGCTCATCATCTCTATCAACAGCAAAGTTTGTGA